A region of Porites lutea chromosome 13, jaPorLute2.1, whole genome shotgun sequence DNA encodes the following proteins:
- the LOC140922341 gene encoding uncharacterized protein: MNITNSCNFTTNITAVKEWEACGTITQQELATDPFVEFRKFAFGSALYMIMVALIATVANALLLVVFLVDPLKMLRSPPSYFLIGLAISDLLTALILLPIYSGCFIMMYLQTPQSGLLLCRDALLHVGLTQGGIALTISYLVVSAFSFTQLVVVSSPLKYGRMISSRKSIICVLLLYLYAILFWLSEFFGASTDLLKKIDVFLNSLFILFLTIIFYTLLHFSFKRKIASSRNLCNDTSVRCEESSQNRIQRQFITVNLILISILIICLLPGLVFWLAVEFWLGKPLTPKMFIINLMIDNMMYLKIMLDPFVYAWRLPKYREALKKIFPVLKKCCKKTKYERRLEASGLNQSREFVVTLEIKRIENE, encoded by the coding sequence ATGAACATCACCAACAGCTGTAACTTCACTACAAACATAACAGCAGTCAAAGAGTGGGAGGCCTGTGGAACAATAACGCAACAGGAACTGGCCACAGATCCCTTTGTAGAGTTTAGAAAGTTTGCCTTTGGTTCTGCCTTGTACATGATCATGGTTGCCTTAATAGCGACTGTGGCTAACGCCCTCTTGCTCGTCGTATTTCTCGTGGATCCACTAAAGATGCTAAGAAGTCCACCATCGTACTTTCTCATTGGCCTGGCCATCAGTGACTTACTAACTGCCTTGATACTCTTACCAATATACTCTGGTTGTTTTATAATGATGTACCTGCAAACTCCCCAAAGTGGTTTACTTCTTTGCCGTGACGCGCTTCTTCATGTAGGTTTAACTCAGGGGGGAATAGCGTTAACCATTTCCTATCTTGTTGTGTCTGCTTTCTCTTTCACCCAATTAGTGGTTGTTTCGTCTCCACTGAAGTACGGGCGAATGATATCTTCTAGAAAAAGTATTATTTGCGTGCTACTTCTTTATTTGTATGCCATATTGTTCTGGTTGTCCGAATTTTTCGGGGCTTCCACTGATCTGCTTAAGAAAATTGATGTGTTTTTGAATTCTTTGTTCATCCTCTTTCTAACAATCATATTTTATACCCTGTTGCACTTCTCCTTCAAACGAAAAATAGCTTCTTCTAGGAATCTTTGTAACGATACAAGTGTTCGATGTGAGGAAAGCAGTCAAAACCGAATACAGCGACAATTTATAACTGTCAACTTAATTTTGATTTCCATTCTCATCATTTGCTTGCTCCCTGGACTCGTGTTTTGGTTGGCGGTCGAGTTTTGGCTAGGAAAGCCGctaactccaaaaatgtttaTCATCAATTTAATGATTGATAACATGATGTATTTGAAAATCATGTTGGATCCATTTGTTTACGCATGGCGCTTACCAAAATATCGGGAAGCTCTAAAGAAAATTTTCCCGGTGCTGAAGAAAtgttgcaaaaaaacaaaatacgaGAGGCGCCTGGAGGCATCAGGATTAAACCAGTCAAGAGAATTCGTCGTGACTTTGGAGATTAAAAGGATTGAAAACGAATAA
- the LOC140923211 gene encoding uncharacterized protein, producing the protein MSSPSDSSSCTSESDLESFTVDEVIGELSEFAPYNDSCEPLATEEEAADYNERVHREEEEEQQFQRRYSGEVPANKWCSCSNCSVSLVTKAQGCICCKEIDRCEEVMEEAIGDRTVCITLHPGFESVCLHRHVLVVAALGLKTRAGKTYTTVRGQSNKSDDEFLRSVAYRQFTRLLWSYIGSSRRYPLPCCAYNKIRNQFPSQNGHYRGFEDEENE; encoded by the exons ATGTCATCTCCGTCGGATTCCTCTTCCTGCACATCTGAAAGTGATCTAGAAAGTTTTACAGTTGACGAAGTGATTGGGGAATTGTCTGAATTTGCGCCGTACAACGACAGTTGCGAACCCCTTGCTACCGAGGAAGAAGCCGCGGACTACAACGAAAGAGTTCATCgcgaagaagaagaggaacaaCAGTTTCAACGAAGATATTCGGGAGAGGTGCCAGCAAATAAATG GTGTTCGTGCTCGAACTGCTCTGTCAGCCTTGTTACAAAAGCGCAGGGGTGCATTTGCTGCAAAGAGATTGATCGCTGCGAAGAGGTCATGGAAGAAGCCATTGGAGACCGGACCGTATGCATAACCCTCCATCCTGGGTTTGAAAGCGTCTGCTTACATCGCCACGTATTAGTAGTGGCTGCACTGGGCCTAAAAACGCGAGCTGGAAAAACGTACACAACTGTTCGTGGGCAAAGCAACAAAAGTGATGATGA ATTCCTGAGGTCTGTGGCCTATCGCCAATTTACAAGACTGCTGTGGAGTTATATTGGTAGTTCCAGGCGATACCCCTTGCCCTGTTGTGCCTACAATAAAATCAGGAATCAATTTCCGAGTCAAAATGGCCATTATCGTGGATTCGAAgatgaagaaaatgaataa